A single region of the Candidatus Zixiibacteriota bacterium genome encodes:
- a CDS encoding response regulator has product MGKRILVVDDNPNMSSLLCEMLEVFDYQSVHASDGNEALAELAKGDFSMVITDMRMPNMTGLELLKEVKDRHPKLPVVLISGYSVNEIASMGGELKPDGFLGKPLMMSDIERLLNTLL; this is encoded by the coding sequence ATGGGTAAGAGAATTCTGGTCGTCGACGATAACCCGAACATGTCCTCGCTTCTGTGCGAAATGCTGGAGGTGTTCGACTATCAGTCTGTTCACGCCAGCGACGGCAACGAAGCGCTGGCGGAACTGGCCAAGGGGGATTTCTCGATGGTGATCACCGACATGCGGATGCCCAACATGACGGGGCTGGAACTTCTGAAAGAAGTGAAAGACCGCCATCCCAAGTTGCCAGTGGTGCTGATATCCGGCTATTCGGTGAATGAGATTGCGTCGATGGGCGGAGAGCTCAAGCCCGATGGTTTCCTTGGCAAACCGCTCATGATGTCCGATATCGAACGGCTGCTGAATACGCTGCTGTAA
- a CDS encoding site-specific DNA-methyltransferase codes for MSSFLGKPYEPNAIIKNDIEFILMQRKPGGYRQPTPDQRLASMISKKDYHEWFRQFWTIPGASTKKHPAPFPIELAIRLVRMFSFVGDTVLDPFSGSGTTCRAALECGRNSIGVEIDPKYFEMMCRRLRVAASDLFGRYSILVEGAD; via the coding sequence ATGAGCTCGTTTCTTGGCAAACCTTACGAACCAAATGCCATAATCAAGAATGACATTGAGTTCATACTAATGCAACGAAAACCGGGTGGGTACCGTCAGCCGACTCCCGATCAGCGTCTGGCTAGCATGATCTCGAAGAAAGATTACCACGAGTGGTTTCGACAGTTCTGGACAATCCCTGGTGCATCCACTAAAAAGCACCCAGCCCCTTTTCCCATAGAATTGGCAATTCGATTGGTCCGCATGTTCTCATTTGTCGGCGACACTGTGCTTGATCCGTTCTCAGGATCAGGAACAACGTGCCGAGCAGCACTTGAATGTGGTAGGAACAGCATCGGCGTGGAAATTGATCCCAAGTATTTCGAAATGATGTGTAGACGCCTGCGCGTAGCAGCCTCCGACTTGTTCGGAAGGTACTCTATCTTGGTTGAAGGGGCGGATTAA